From one Microbulbifer sp. A4B17 genomic stretch:
- a CDS encoding universal stress protein produces the protein MAKYQHILVGLDLSKESSQVLERAAEMAEAFGAELSLLHAIEPLTFAYGGDIPMDLSEVQEQLQSQAKEQLQRAADQLNIPSDRQHVILGQPSTEIHRMAKDIEADLIIIGSHGRHGLALLLGSTANGVLHGAKCDVLAIRVHMDDE, from the coding sequence ATGGCGAAATACCAACACATCCTCGTGGGCTTGGACCTCTCAAAAGAGTCTTCCCAGGTGCTCGAAAGAGCTGCAGAAATGGCCGAGGCGTTTGGTGCGGAGTTGAGCTTACTGCATGCCATTGAGCCCCTGACTTTTGCCTACGGCGGCGATATCCCGATGGACCTTTCCGAGGTACAGGAGCAGCTGCAGTCCCAGGCCAAGGAACAACTTCAGAGAGCAGCCGACCAGCTAAATATCCCCTCCGATCGCCAGCATGTAATCCTCGGCCAGCCATCTACTGAGATTCACCGAATGGCCAAAGATATTGAGGCAGATCTGATAATTATCGGCAGCCACGGTCGACACGGCCTGGCGCTACTACTCGGCTCTACCGCAAATGGCGTCCTCCATGGAGCCAAATGCGATGTTCTGGCAATTCGAGTGCATATGGACGACGAATAA
- a CDS encoding FHA domain-containing protein, producing the protein MLKLCDVNDLGQSVWLVSPGVTVGRAQSSDLCIADDSIAKSHLKIAVDGDTLTLHNLSGAARILLNGKSTGTPCQLKINDQIKVGSRLLQVIDPKVTKLKSDSPRATSSKGIAWALRANHRAIAGKVFPVKESAVVGRSDECDITFSLSHLSRRHARLEVREGLLFVIDLGSANGTFVNNRKVSESRVRRGDELRFDTLSFSIVGPADDNNRTAVRPALPEFEMRSAPSLPGEAVTVPHAIQPSSLPEEEVEDKPKAKGKVWLLVTVLVLGAAGYLWGTNQGFIG; encoded by the coding sequence ATGCTCAAACTTTGTGATGTAAATGATCTCGGTCAGAGCGTCTGGCTGGTATCTCCGGGAGTAACTGTGGGGCGGGCACAGAGTAGCGACTTGTGTATCGCGGATGATTCCATTGCGAAGTCGCATCTGAAAATCGCAGTTGATGGCGATACTCTTACTCTGCACAATTTATCGGGTGCGGCCCGTATACTGCTAAACGGCAAGTCAACTGGTACTCCCTGCCAATTAAAAATAAACGATCAGATCAAAGTGGGCAGCCGTTTACTTCAGGTGATCGATCCCAAGGTTACTAAGCTTAAATCTGATTCCCCCAGGGCAACATCCAGCAAAGGTATTGCCTGGGCGCTGCGGGCCAATCACCGGGCTATTGCGGGAAAGGTATTCCCAGTGAAGGAAAGCGCAGTAGTAGGGCGTTCTGATGAGTGCGACATTACTTTTTCCCTTTCTCACCTTTCTCGCCGTCATGCCCGTCTTGAGGTAAGAGAGGGTCTGCTGTTTGTTATTGACCTGGGTTCGGCAAATGGGACTTTTGTCAATAATAGAAAAGTGAGCGAGAGCCGGGTGCGCAGAGGGGATGAGCTTCGATTCGATACTTTAAGTTTTTCGATTGTAGGTCCGGCTGATGATAATAACCGTACGGCCGTACGCCCGGCTTTACCGGAGTTCGAGATGCGCAGTGCACCATCCCTTCCAGGGGAAGCGGTTACAGTTCCTCACGCAATACAACCCAGCAGTTTGCCAGAGGAAGAGGTGGAAGATAAGCCAAAGGCCAAAGGCAAAGTCTGGTTGTTGGTCACTGTTTTAGTGTTGGGCGCTGCCGGGTACCTCTGGGGCACTAATCAGGGTTTTATTGGGTGA
- a CDS encoding PP2C family serine/threonine-protein phosphatase: MSEAKVREVSRHSGTVQNSKDATRSAGATHTGYRREQNEDAYWAAEDKGIWVVADGLGGHHAGELASKTVVEEIQKSAETDRHYERALQKAHALLLGDEQTAANMGSTAVVVAEEGDYFHIYWVGDSRAYLWAPGGGKGKLTQLTSDHSYVQMLMDSGAINSEEAAIHPNRHVITRCIGGSTNPKLEVDRVSYRWAAGQRLLICSDGLSSEVPADLITQILAENSDIHRATELLIAAALDAGGKDNVTVQVIDAPAAAQLSPTTSLDSIREPNPPGSTTRKYRPLILLLAVALASAAAYGLSFLL; this comes from the coding sequence GTGAGTGAAGCCAAAGTACGCGAAGTATCACGGCACAGCGGGACAGTTCAGAATAGCAAAGATGCTACACGCAGTGCCGGCGCCACCCATACCGGCTATAGACGTGAACAGAACGAAGATGCCTATTGGGCTGCTGAAGACAAAGGCATCTGGGTTGTCGCCGATGGCCTGGGCGGTCACCATGCTGGTGAACTCGCCAGCAAAACTGTTGTTGAAGAAATCCAAAAATCGGCGGAAACTGACAGGCACTATGAGCGCGCCCTGCAAAAAGCGCATGCTTTATTACTGGGTGACGAGCAAACTGCAGCCAATATGGGCTCCACTGCAGTCGTTGTTGCCGAAGAAGGCGACTATTTCCATATCTACTGGGTAGGCGACAGCCGCGCTTATCTGTGGGCTCCAGGAGGGGGTAAAGGAAAACTCACCCAACTTACCAGTGACCACTCCTACGTACAGATGTTGATGGACTCGGGCGCTATCAACTCTGAGGAGGCCGCCATCCACCCCAACCGACACGTCATTACTCGATGTATCGGCGGTAGTACCAATCCCAAGCTTGAGGTAGACCGGGTATCCTATCGCTGGGCTGCAGGGCAGAGGCTACTTATCTGCAGCGACGGACTTAGCTCTGAAGTACCAGCTGATTTAATCACTCAGATATTGGCAGAAAACAGTGATATCCACAGGGCCACAGAACTTCTAATTGCAGCAGCGCTTGATGCGGGAGGAAAGGACAACGTCACCGTTCAGGTCATAGATGCTCCGGCTGCGGCACAACTCTCCCCCACCACTTCCCTTGATTCAATTAGAGAGCCCAACCCACCCGGCTCCACAACCAGAAAATATCGCCCCCTCATTCTCCTACTTGCAGTCGCTCTAGCCAGCGCAGCTGCCTACGGACTTTCATTCCTGCTTTGA
- a CDS encoding ATP-binding cassette domain-containing protein yields MLLLLDGVSLRYGTQVLADNVSAKVERGDRICLVGRNGEGKSSLLRLIAGQIDADSGEIVRASGMVQAVLEQELPADCTDSVYAYVAKGLGDIGAVLSAYRESPTADLQARIELAHGWELLPKVDSVLDRLGLNADERVADLSGGWQRRAALARALVVEPDLLILDEPTNHLDITAVEWLENFLASYRGALLFVSHDRALAQRLATSVWDLDRGYLRTFRCKFDRYQEEKEKLLEEEAKNEALFDKKLAQEETWIRQGIKARRTRNEGRVRALQALRRQREARRTQQGIAKMALDSGEMSGKLVAELKGVTFAYPDEQPLIRDLSFTLMRGDRVGLIGPNGVGKSTLIKLLLGELKSQEGNVRLGTKQQVAYFDQRRDQLNPDLTVLDNVAEGRDSVTIGGKSRHVMSYLADFLFSGVKARTKVSALSGGERNRALLAKLFSQPANILVLDEPTNDLDVETLELLEQLLLDFGGTVLLVSHDRAFLDNVVGSCLAFEGDGRIREYVGGYGDFVRQGGSFVAELKEAKPAASKPKEKLQEEAPAKKKKLSYKLQRELDSLPILIETLEEEIGDIEQEVADPGFYQQEQQLVQSKLNTLTEKQAQLEEAFERWSELEGGDE; encoded by the coding sequence ATGTTGCTTCTATTGGATGGGGTCAGTCTTCGTTACGGGACCCAGGTACTGGCAGATAATGTCAGCGCAAAAGTTGAGCGTGGAGATCGTATATGCCTGGTGGGGCGGAATGGGGAGGGAAAATCCAGCCTGTTGCGCCTTATTGCCGGGCAAATTGACGCAGATAGCGGCGAGATTGTTCGTGCCAGCGGTATGGTTCAGGCGGTATTGGAGCAGGAATTGCCCGCCGATTGTACCGACTCTGTCTACGCATATGTGGCGAAGGGGTTGGGTGACATCGGCGCTGTTTTGTCGGCGTACCGGGAGTCCCCAACAGCGGATCTTCAGGCCAGAATCGAATTGGCTCACGGTTGGGAATTGTTGCCAAAAGTAGACAGTGTTTTGGATCGTTTGGGGCTCAATGCGGACGAAAGAGTTGCCGACCTCTCCGGTGGTTGGCAGCGTCGTGCGGCTCTGGCTCGTGCACTGGTGGTGGAGCCGGATCTGCTGATTCTCGATGAACCCACCAACCACTTGGATATTACTGCGGTAGAGTGGCTGGAGAATTTCCTTGCCAGCTATCGCGGCGCCCTTTTGTTTGTGAGTCATGATCGTGCTCTGGCGCAACGCCTGGCCACCAGTGTCTGGGACCTGGATCGCGGATACTTGCGGACCTTTCGCTGTAAATTTGATCGTTACCAGGAAGAAAAGGAGAAGCTTCTCGAAGAAGAGGCAAAAAATGAGGCCCTGTTTGATAAGAAGTTGGCGCAGGAGGAAACCTGGATTCGCCAGGGGATCAAGGCGCGCCGGACTCGCAATGAAGGGCGGGTAAGAGCGCTTCAAGCGCTGCGGCGCCAGAGGGAGGCGCGCCGGACCCAGCAGGGGATTGCCAAGATGGCCCTGGATAGTGGTGAGATGTCCGGCAAGCTGGTCGCTGAGTTGAAGGGGGTCACTTTCGCCTATCCCGATGAACAGCCGCTGATTAGAGATTTGTCATTCACGCTGATGCGCGGAGATCGGGTCGGTTTAATCGGCCCCAACGGTGTCGGTAAAAGCACTTTGATCAAGTTGCTGCTGGGAGAGTTAAAGTCCCAGGAGGGAAATGTTCGCCTGGGGACCAAGCAGCAAGTGGCTTATTTCGATCAGCGCCGGGACCAGCTGAATCCCGATTTAACCGTGCTCGATAATGTCGCTGAAGGTCGCGACTCCGTGACTATTGGCGGAAAGAGTCGCCATGTAATGTCTTATCTGGCAGATTTTCTTTTTAGTGGCGTCAAAGCTCGCACAAAGGTCAGTGCCTTGAGTGGTGGAGAGAGAAATCGCGCCTTGCTGGCAAAATTGTTTAGCCAGCCCGCCAATATTTTAGTGCTCGATGAACCCACCAATGATCTGGATGTAGAAACTCTGGAACTGCTTGAGCAGTTACTGCTCGACTTCGGCGGCACTGTTTTGCTGGTGAGTCACGACCGCGCCTTCCTGGATAATGTGGTGGGATCATGTCTCGCATTTGAAGGTGATGGTCGCATTCGCGAATACGTTGGTGGCTATGGTGATTTTGTACGCCAAGGGGGCAGCTTTGTTGCAGAGCTGAAAGAAGCAAAGCCTGCGGCCAGTAAACCGAAAGAGAAGCTTCAGGAGGAGGCTCCGGCGAAGAAAAAGAAACTGAGCTATAAGCTGCAGAGAGAGCTGGATAGCCTTCCCATCTTAATTGAGACTCTGGAAGAAGAGATTGGGGATATAGAGCAAGAGGTTGCTGACCCCGGTTTTTATCAGCAGGAACAGCAGCTGGTGCAGTCCAAACTGAATACCCTTACGGAAAAACAAGCTCAGCTTGAAGAGGCATTTGAGCGCTGGTCAGAACTGGAGGGAGGTGACGAGTAA
- a CDS encoding transglycosylase SLT domain-containing protein, with amino-acid sequence MSADAKGIALLSALIIAYLFGALPVYGQPVQATLKAPEVSESDRAAQRQKLHQSRQAIKNKDRRHLRTLKAELKDYPLAAYIDYWELSEKLHQLPLEEIDQFLENNRGTAIGDWMMVRLLRQLGSQKKYATFLRYYQPEQYSRASLRCYYADALSRRDGFQGETQKLISELWLVGRSQVEECDPVFARWMKSGGLTQELAWKRHLLAVEEGNLDLARYIAKKMTPALAQKAKLLRSIHRNPQNLLTHSQFAYNPLEYRDIVLHGLHQLAKKDAVKAETAWHRYQASYLFSDAQQEAMFKHLARQFARQDNMQRLQQLVEHHTVTDGRTIEWLARQSLRELNWQQVAFWIDRLPEDKQQLDRWIYWKARCLEELYGKGSSEASSHLYRKAARNRSYYGFLAADTLGQQYSFEHRPAPITPIQVQDMAKRPELQRARELQAIGELFHARREWSYATRTMDHQELLAAGKVASAWGWYHKSIQSVLAADYLDDLELRFPLAFSDIVQDVSKQVGAQSSALEPYLIYAVARQESHFSHDAKSSSGALGLMQLLPSTAKATARRAGVRYRRSWDLLSPSTNIALGSFYLSTLLNRFDNNRFLAAAAYNAGPTRVARWLKETRKQLPYDVWIETIPFSETRNYVQNVLAYSVIYAYRSGTKLQMLRESEAASRL; translated from the coding sequence ATGTCAGCTGACGCAAAAGGAATCGCGCTTCTTTCCGCCCTAATCATCGCCTATCTCTTTGGAGCTCTGCCCGTATATGGACAACCAGTTCAGGCAACCCTTAAGGCACCGGAGGTGTCCGAAAGTGATCGTGCAGCACAGAGACAAAAGTTGCACCAGTCCCGGCAGGCGATCAAAAACAAGGACCGACGGCACCTGCGGACGCTCAAAGCTGAACTGAAAGATTATCCACTTGCCGCTTATATTGACTATTGGGAGCTCAGTGAAAAACTGCACCAATTACCTTTAGAAGAAATTGATCAATTTTTAGAAAACAATAGAGGCACAGCCATCGGCGATTGGATGATGGTCAGGTTGCTGCGTCAACTCGGCAGCCAGAAGAAATATGCGACTTTCCTGCGCTATTACCAACCTGAACAGTACAGTCGCGCCTCTCTCCGCTGCTACTACGCCGATGCCCTATCGCGACGGGACGGTTTCCAGGGAGAAACTCAGAAGCTGATATCAGAACTCTGGCTTGTCGGGCGATCCCAAGTTGAGGAGTGTGATCCGGTTTTTGCCCGGTGGATGAAGAGCGGAGGCCTGACCCAAGAACTCGCCTGGAAGCGACACCTGCTGGCAGTCGAGGAGGGCAACCTCGATTTGGCACGTTATATCGCCAAAAAAATGACTCCAGCCCTAGCACAGAAAGCCAAACTTTTGCGATCGATTCATCGCAACCCACAGAATCTCCTCACCCACTCCCAGTTCGCCTACAACCCACTGGAGTATCGCGATATTGTGTTGCACGGCCTACACCAGCTGGCAAAAAAGGACGCCGTCAAAGCTGAAACTGCCTGGCATCGCTATCAGGCCAGTTATCTTTTTTCCGATGCCCAGCAGGAAGCCATGTTCAAGCATTTGGCGCGACAATTTGCCCGCCAGGATAATATGCAGCGACTGCAGCAACTGGTTGAACATCACACAGTGACAGACGGCCGCACCATCGAGTGGCTCGCCAGGCAATCCCTGCGCGAGTTAAATTGGCAGCAGGTCGCCTTCTGGATTGACCGTTTGCCGGAAGACAAGCAGCAACTCGACCGCTGGATCTACTGGAAGGCCCGCTGTCTGGAGGAGCTGTACGGCAAAGGAAGCTCGGAAGCTTCTTCTCACCTCTATCGCAAAGCCGCTCGCAACCGCAGTTACTACGGCTTCCTCGCAGCGGACACTTTAGGGCAGCAATACAGTTTTGAGCACCGGCCAGCGCCAATCACCCCAATCCAGGTGCAGGATATGGCCAAGCGTCCCGAATTGCAGAGAGCTCGCGAATTACAGGCGATAGGGGAACTTTTCCACGCTCGCAGGGAATGGAGTTATGCCACGCGGACCATGGACCACCAGGAATTGCTGGCAGCCGGAAAGGTCGCCAGCGCCTGGGGCTGGTACCATAAATCAATTCAATCGGTGCTTGCGGCTGACTACCTTGACGACCTGGAACTGCGCTTCCCTCTCGCATTTTCCGATATTGTTCAAGATGTCAGTAAACAGGTCGGCGCTCAGAGTTCCGCACTGGAACCTTACTTAATTTACGCCGTGGCACGCCAGGAGAGCCACTTCAGCCACGATGCAAAATCGAGCTCCGGCGCCCTGGGATTAATGCAACTTCTTCCATCCACAGCAAAAGCTACAGCGCGTAGAGCAGGCGTACGCTACCGTCGCAGCTGGGATCTGTTGAGCCCCAGTACCAATATCGCACTGGGCAGTTTCTACTTAAGCACTTTGCTCAACCGCTTTGACAACAACCGCTTTCTAGCGGCCGCCGCCTATAATGCTGGACCAACCCGCGTGGCGAGGTGGCTAAAAGAGACTCGCAAGCAGCTGCCATATGATGTGTGGATTGAAACTATCCCGTTTAGCGAGACTCGTAACTATGTGCAAAATGTACTCGCCTACTCGGTAATTTACGCCTACCGAAGTGGTACAAAACTACAAATGCTGCGGGAGAGCGAGGCTGCGAGCCGGCTGTGA
- a CDS encoding glutaredoxin family protein: MRELLLYTTLGCGLCEKAKIEIWPVLEKFNLRLREVDIAEDEALMERFSIRIPVIGLGDPEDVCSWPFDREQLQDWLEARL, translated from the coding sequence ATGAGAGAGCTTTTACTCTACACTACTTTAGGTTGCGGGTTGTGCGAAAAAGCCAAAATTGAAATTTGGCCCGTATTGGAAAAATTTAATCTGCGCCTTCGCGAGGTGGATATCGCTGAGGACGAAGCACTGATGGAGCGCTTTTCGATCCGTATACCGGTGATTGGCCTGGGAGACCCTGAGGATGTCTGCTCCTGGCCGTTTGACCGGGAGCAGTTGCAAGACTGGCTGGAAGCGCGGCTTTAA
- the topA gene encoding type I DNA topoisomerase gives MGKSLVIVESPAKAKTINKYLGKDFVVKSSVGHIRDLPTGGGNKQPVDAKERARRAAETRKLSPEAKEAYKRKKNRDQLIKRMGIDPDHEWQAHYEILPGKEKVVSELQKLAEGADHIYLATDLDREGEAIAWHLREAIGGDNDRYRRVVFNEITKSAIQEAFKDPGRLNINRVNAQQARRFLDRIVGYMVSPLLWEKVARGLSAGRVQSVAVRLVVEREREIRAFIPEEYWTLFADTATAKAAKLRLEVKKQAGEAFRPTNEELAMSAAKQLQSSEFVVSARDDKPTSSKPSAPFITSTLQQAASNRLGFSVKKTMTLAQRLYEAGHITYMRTDSTNLSKEAVESVRDYIAENYGDKYLPESPNSYSSKEGAQEAHEAIRPSDVRIAPNMLSGVERDAERLYNLIWQQFVACQMTPAQFTSSSIVVSAGDFELRARGRVIRFDGFLKVAPPSGKKDEDLVLPDVKVGDKLSLQQLDPKQHFTKPPARFSEAALVKELEKRGIGRPSTYASIISTIQDRGYVRLENRRFYAEKMGDIVTDRLSESFKNLMDYGFTANLEESLDAVADGDKGWKQLLDEFYLDFSGRLEKAQSADAGMRRNTPTDTDIECTKCGRHMQIRTGSTGVFLGCSGYALPPKERCTNTMNLVSGDEAVDADKDEEAESRLLREKRRCGKCGTAMDSYLLDEQRKLHICGNNPDCNGYEIEQGTFKIKGYDGPIIECDKCGSDMQLKSGRFGKYFGCTNEDCKNTRKLLKNGQPAPPKMDPVPMPELACIKVEDHYILRDGASGLFLAASQFPKNRETRAPLVKELLPHQSEIDPKYSFLFSAPTQDDSGRDTVVRFSRKTQEQYVQSEEEGKATGWRAFYRDGGWKVEASTKSTAAKRKKPAAKKTAAKK, from the coding sequence ATGGGTAAATCACTGGTCATCGTCGAATCACCGGCCAAAGCGAAAACCATCAATAAATATCTCGGCAAGGACTTTGTTGTGAAGTCCAGTGTCGGCCATATTCGCGATTTGCCCACTGGTGGGGGCAATAAACAACCGGTTGACGCAAAAGAGCGCGCGCGTCGTGCGGCGGAAACACGCAAGCTTTCCCCCGAGGCGAAAGAGGCTTACAAGCGGAAGAAAAACCGCGATCAGCTGATTAAACGCATGGGGATCGACCCGGATCACGAGTGGCAGGCCCACTACGAGATTTTGCCGGGTAAAGAGAAAGTGGTGAGCGAATTGCAAAAGCTCGCCGAAGGCGCCGACCATATCTATCTCGCAACGGACTTGGATCGCGAGGGAGAGGCGATTGCCTGGCATTTGCGCGAGGCAATTGGCGGCGATAACGATCGCTATCGCCGTGTGGTGTTTAACGAGATTACTAAGTCTGCGATTCAGGAGGCCTTTAAAGATCCCGGCCGATTGAATATTAATCGCGTAAACGCCCAGCAAGCGCGCCGCTTCCTCGATCGGATCGTGGGCTACATGGTATCCCCGCTCCTGTGGGAGAAAGTTGCCAGGGGCTTGTCAGCGGGGCGTGTACAGTCCGTCGCGGTTCGCCTAGTGGTTGAGCGGGAGCGGGAAATTCGCGCGTTTATCCCGGAAGAGTACTGGACTCTGTTTGCCGATACTGCGACGGCAAAGGCTGCCAAGCTGCGCCTCGAGGTGAAGAAGCAGGCTGGTGAGGCCTTCCGTCCTACCAACGAAGAGCTGGCGATGAGTGCTGCCAAGCAGCTTCAGTCCAGTGAGTTTGTTGTTTCCGCCCGTGACGACAAGCCAACCAGCTCCAAACCCAGCGCACCATTTATTACCTCCACCCTGCAGCAGGCGGCCAGTAATCGTCTCGGCTTCAGTGTGAAGAAAACCATGACCCTGGCCCAGCGTTTATATGAAGCTGGCCATATCACCTATATGCGTACCGACTCTACCAACCTCAGTAAAGAGGCTGTGGAATCGGTGCGGGACTATATCGCCGAGAATTACGGCGATAAGTATTTGCCGGAAAGCCCTAATAGCTATAGCAGCAAAGAGGGTGCTCAAGAAGCGCACGAAGCTATCCGCCCGTCCGATGTGCGTATCGCCCCGAATATGTTGTCCGGTGTTGAGCGGGACGCAGAGAGATTGTACAACCTGATTTGGCAGCAATTCGTCGCCTGCCAGATGACCCCCGCCCAGTTCACTTCTTCTTCCATTGTGGTCAGCGCCGGTGACTTTGAGCTGCGTGCGCGGGGCCGTGTGATTCGCTTCGATGGCTTTCTGAAAGTAGCGCCACCCAGCGGTAAGAAAGATGAAGACCTGGTGCTTCCAGATGTGAAGGTTGGCGACAAGCTGTCCCTACAGCAACTTGACCCCAAACAGCACTTTACCAAGCCGCCGGCGCGGTTTAGTGAAGCGGCTCTGGTTAAGGAATTGGAGAAGCGCGGCATCGGTCGCCCATCCACCTACGCTTCCATTATTTCCACGATTCAGGATCGTGGTTATGTGCGGCTGGAGAACCGCCGTTTTTATGCAGAGAAAATGGGAGATATTGTTACCGACCGCCTCAGTGAAAGCTTCAAGAACCTGATGGATTACGGATTTACCGCAAACCTGGAGGAATCCCTGGATGCGGTTGCCGACGGTGATAAAGGTTGGAAGCAACTGCTCGATGAGTTTTACCTGGACTTTTCCGGGCGCCTGGAAAAAGCGCAATCTGCTGACGCGGGAATGCGTCGCAATACGCCGACAGATACCGATATCGAGTGCACCAAGTGTGGCCGCCACATGCAGATCCGCACCGGCTCCACTGGGGTATTCCTGGGTTGTTCCGGATACGCGCTGCCGCCTAAAGAGCGCTGTACCAATACCATGAATCTGGTTTCAGGCGATGAAGCGGTCGATGCGGATAAAGATGAGGAAGCTGAATCCAGATTGCTGCGGGAGAAGCGCCGCTGCGGCAAGTGCGGCACAGCCATGGATAGCTACCTGCTGGATGAACAGCGCAAATTGCATATTTGTGGCAATAACCCGGATTGCAACGGCTACGAGATAGAGCAGGGCACTTTTAAAATCAAAGGCTATGACGGCCCTATCATCGAGTGCGATAAGTGTGGCAGTGATATGCAGTTGAAGTCGGGCCGCTTCGGCAAGTACTTTGGTTGTACTAACGAAGACTGTAAAAACACCCGTAAGTTATTGAAAAATGGGCAGCCGGCGCCACCAAAAATGGATCCGGTTCCCATGCCTGAACTGGCATGTATCAAAGTGGAGGATCACTATATCCTGCGCGATGGTGCCTCTGGCCTATTCCTGGCTGCCAGTCAGTTCCCGAAAAACCGTGAGACTCGTGCTCCCTTGGTCAAAGAATTGCTTCCTCATCAGAGCGAGATAGATCCAAAGTACAGCTTCCTGTTTTCTGCACCGACACAGGATGACAGCGGGCGGGATACCGTGGTTCGTTTCAGTCGCAAAACTCAGGAGCAATATGTTCAGTCTGAGGAAGAGGGCAAGGCTACTGGTTGGCGTGCTTTTTATCGCGATGGTGGTTGGAAAGTAGAGGCTTCTACCAAGAGCACTGCCGCCAAGCGCAAGAAGCCTGCGGCTAAAAAAACGGCGGCAAAGAAGTAG